The following coding sequences lie in one Cryptococcus gattii WM276 chromosome L, complete sequence genomic window:
- a CDS encoding Delta-1-pyrroline-5-carboxylate dehydrogenase, mitochondrial precursor, putative (Similar to TIGR gene model, INSD accession AAW45113.1): protein MTSQLATFKVPVIDNEPMRNYPPNSAERAGLQAAVNKMLAAGPVEIPCIINGEEVKTGDIQAQPMPHDHAKNLCTYHAATPEVVQKAIDGALGARQAWEEMPWADKAAVFLKAADLISGKYRYELMAATMLGQGKNAWQAEIDAAAELCDFLRFSVKYVEELYQQQPPRNSTGVWNRVEYRPLEGFVLAVTPFNFTAIGGNLVGAPVIVGNVCIWKPSPMATYSNYIVHKVFLEAGLPPSVIQFVPGNPPEVVKQCIDHKEFAGLHFTGSTHVFRKLWKDIAQNLDIYRGYPRIVGETGGKNFHLYHPSADIKSGVVQAIRAAFEYSGQKCSALSRCYVPSSLWNNGFKDTLIAETEKIKTGPCTAWENFAGPVIGKPAFDKITGIIEQAKKEGGEVIAGGSYDGSKGYFIKPTVIVTKDPKSLTMTTEIFGPVLTVYVYEDAEFDNMPALIDSTTEYALTGSVFARERSVIASASHKLRNSAGNFYINDKSTGAVVGQQPFGGARASGTNDKSGSMAIFSRFVSMRSIKENFVAPEDYLYPSNFL, encoded by the exons ATGACTTCCCAGCTTGCCACATTCAAGGTTCCCGTCATCGACAATGAGCCCATG AGGAACTACCCTCCCAACTCTGCCGAGAGGGCGGGGCTCCAGGCCGCTGTCAACAAGATGCTCGCTGCAGGACCCGTCGAGATCCCTTGCATCATTAACGGTGAAGAG GTCAAGACTGGTGACATCCAGGCCCAGCCTATGCCCCACGATCACGCCAAGAACCTCTGTACCTACCATGCCGCTACCCCCGAGGTTGTTCAGAAGGCCATTGACGGTGCTCTCGGTGCTAGGCAGGCTTGGGAGGAGATGCCTTGGGCTGATAAGGCTGCTGTCTTCCTTAAGGCTGCCGACTTAATCTCTGGCAAGTACAGGTACGAGCTTATGGCAGCTACCATGCTTGGTCAGGGTAAGAATGCCTGGCAAGCCGAGATTGACGCTGCCGCTGAGCTCTGTGATTTCTTGAGGTTCTCCGTCAAGTACGTCGAGGAGCTCTACCAGCAGCAACCCCCCAGGAACTCTACTGGTGTCTGGAA CCGAGTTGAGTACCGACCTCTTGAGGGTTTCGTCCTTGCCGTTACTCCCTTCAACTTCACTGCCATCGGTGGTAACCTCGTCGGTGCTCCTGTTATTGTCGGCAACGTCTGTATCTGGAAGCCATCTCCTATGGCCACGTACTCAAACTACATTGTCCACAAGGTTTTCCTTGAGGCCGgtcttcctccttccgTTATCCAGTTCGTCCCTGGTAATCCCCCTGAGGTTGTCAAGCAGTGCATCGATCACAAGGAGTTTGCTGGTCTCCACTTCACTGGTTCCACCCACGTCTTCCGAAAACTCTGGAAGGACATCGCCCAGAACCTCGACATTTACAGAGGCTATCCCCGAATTGTTGGTGAGACCGGTGGTAAGAACTTCCACCTCTACCATCCCTCTGCCGACATCAAGTCTGGCGTAGTTCAGGCTATTCGAGCTGCTTTCGAGTACTCCGGCCAAAAGTGCTCTGCGCTTTCTAGGTGCTACGTTCCCTCGTCTCTCTGGAACAACGGTTTCAAGGACACTTTAATCGCTGAGACGGAGAAGATCAAAACTGGTCCTTGCACCGCCTGGGAGAACTTTGCTGGTCCTGTCATTGGCAAGCCGGCTTTCGACAAGATCACTGGTATCATCGAGCAGGCTAAGAAGGAAGGCGGTGAGGTCATTGCTGGTGGTTCTT ACGACGGTTCTAAGGGTTACTTCATCAAACCCACCGTCATCGTTACCAAGGACCCCAAGTCTCTCACTATGACTACCGAGATCTTCGGTCCCGTTCTCACC GTTTACGTCTACGAGGACGCCGAGTTTGACAACATGCCGGCTCTCATCGACAGCACTACCGAGTACGCCCTCACTGGTTCCGTCTTCGCCAGGGAGAGATCCGTCATTGCTTCCGCGTCCCACAAGCTCCGAAACTCTGCCGGTAACTTCTACATCAACGACAAGTCCACCGGTGCCGTTGTTGGTCAACAACCCTTCGGCGGTGCCCGAGCTTCCGGTACTAATGACAAGTCTGGTTCCATGGCTATTTTTAGCCGATTCGTCTCCATGAGATCTATCAAGGAGAACTTCGTTGCTCCTGAGGACTACCTTTACCCTTCAAACTTCCTTTAA
- a CDS encoding bud site selection-related protein, putative (Similar to TIGR gene model, INSD accession AAW45114.1) produces the protein MSALDNNTAPPLQSKKRKRTGKEREESKKAAIQAKQEAEAAAEANVESEEGIIVRESLQETAAPHEAASIEHQAGQSSVDVEKVAKRIPQAFKFLHPVFKQAKTFETRRLIKKIKFLRSKGVTDETADLESQLKIIHEIQLHPLAQSHLLVKLRKHPLFRRSPLPNEVASLLSPLSATSASSASTSATPALINKAENRLCSAKIVAERVKNVLSWTVCEEGAKLVTDKKAATASAGKGGRKKAAESSDEEDDEEEEGEEVNFGGDIARPMVNGSDSEEGSDDERVIQDRAADAAGWESGSVSGSDIEGEDVGIASEPESESDDSDAIDIPSVKRAKTTVPPLPSKSKPLKPEKADKPPKSAKDLTSSIFLPSLSVGFTRGDDVDSDPDLDDDPNGVAGKQPLVRKNRRGQRARQAIWEKKYGKNAKHVVKAQEEEKCQAQKAKEKAEAKGRTRDSGWGARSGKAVGPAVNAASASAAAAASHTQKLYPESKQSQTEQKKSLHPSWEAAKLRKQKMGAVQSEVKAQKIVFD, from the exons ATGTCTGCCCTAGATAACAACACTGCACCGCCATTGCAATCTAAAAAGCGGAAAAGGACAGGAAAAGAGCGAGAAGAAAGTAAAAAAGCCGCAATCCAG GCCAAGCAGGAAGCCGAAGCTGCAGCAGAGGCGAACGTTGAATCCGAGGAAGGCATCATCGTGCGAGAAAGTTTGCAAGAAACTGCTGCACCCCACGAGGCTGCTTCTATAGAACATCAGGCCGGTCAGTCATCGGTTGATGTCGAAAAAGTTGCCAAACGAATT CCCCAAGCTTTCAAATTTCTCCATCCTGTTTTCAAACAAGCAAAAACCTTCGAAACTCGCCGTCTGATCAAGAAGATCAAATTTCTTCG AAGCAAGGGTGTTACGGACGAAACTGCTGATTTGGAGTCTCAGTTGAAAATTATTCAC GAAATCCAACTACACCCTCTCGCCCAATCTCACCTCCTGGTCAAGCTCCGTAAACATCCTCTCTTCAGACGATCCCCTCTTCCTAACGAGGTTGCATCGCTTCTTTCACCTCTTTCTGCTACCTCAGCCTCCTCTGCAAGTACTAGCGCTACTCCCGCTTTGATTAATAAAGCCGAAAACCGACTTTGCAGCGCCAAGATCGTGGCAGAGAGAGTGAAGAATGTTCTCAGCTGGACTGTATGTGAGGAGGGCGCCAAACTCGTTACCGACAAAAAGGCGGCCACTGCTAGCGCTGGGAAAGGCGGTCGCAAAAAGGCAGCAGAATCGAGTGATGAggaagacgatgaagaagaagaaggggaggaggTCAACTTTGGCGGGGACATTGCACGTCCGATGGTTAATGGATCCGACTCTGAAGAAGGTTCGGACGATGAGCGAGTTATTCAAGATCGTGCTGCAGATGCAGCAGGTTGGGAATCTGGATCCGTCTCAGGCTCGGACATtgaaggtgaagatgtTGGTATCGCCAGCGAGCCCGAGTCCGAGTCTGACGACTCCGACGCTATCGACATCCCTTCTGTCAAACGCGCAAAGACCACTgtccctcctctcccttctAAATCCAAGCCGCTCAAACCTGAAAAGGCAGATAAACCTCCCAAATCTGCTAAAGATTTGACgtcctccatcttcttACCCTCGCTTTCCGTCGGTTTTACTCGTGGCGATGATGTTGATTCTGATCCTGATCTGGATGATGACCCTAATGGGGTTGCGGGGAAACAGCCCTTAGTAAGGAAGAACAGGCGAGGTCAGCGAGCTAGACAGGC TATCTGGGAGAAGAAGTATGGTAAAAATGCGAAACACGTTGTCAAAGCtcaagaggaagagaaatgTCAGGCCCAAAAAGCCAAGGAGAAAGCGGAGGCGAAAGGGAGAACCAGAGATTCAGGATGGGGTGCCAGGAGTGGTAAAGCTGTTGGACCTGCAGTCAATGCGGCATCTGCTTCCGCCGCCGCTGCGGCGTCGCATACGCAAAAGTTGTACCCGGAGTCAAAGCAGTCTCAGACGGAGCAGAAGAAGTCACTTCACCCGTCTTGGGAGGCAGCGAAGCTTCGTAAACAGAAGATGGGAGCTGTGCAAAGCGAGGTTAAAGCTCAGAAAATCGTATTTGATTAA
- a CDS encoding uncharacterized protein (Similar to SGTC gene model, INSD accession EAL17735.1) — protein sequence MLPTTRPRIAHVVPYIQHFAASTSTSTTPPDPPRKRRSNRNDSPTTGVDLVAPPDPLSNIRPIIYASKPPTRPSANSPYSASEFPSSSGNAKLDNMELEWRLRRERVDLANHRFWAANNIAFNAQLDHRLSLLPPASDPPTPEDIRRKEDCLTQFYADWQMANQERQIRWVKEWWREIWEGLRIQTRLYVMRAFRR from the exons ATGCTTCCAACGACAAGGCCCCGCATAGCCCATGTTGTCCCATATATACAACACTTTGCTGCATCCACATCGACCAGCACAACACCCCCCGACCCTCCTCGGAAGCGACGTAGCAACCGGAATGATTCTCCTACTACAGGCGTCGACCTGGTGGCTCC TCCGGACCCTCTATCAAATATTCGCCCCATAATATACGCCTCCAAACCACCCACTCGTCCCTCGGCTAATTCACCCTATTCTGCTTCAGAATTTCCCTCGTCTTCCGGAAATGCCAAACTTGACAACATGGAGCTTGAATGGCGACtgagaagagaaagagtTGATCTGGCGAATCATCGCTTTTGG GCTGCCAACAATATAGCGTTCAATGCTCAATTGGACCATCGACTCTCCCTCTTACCCCCTGCTTCTGATCCACCAACGCCGGAGGATATTAGACGAAAGGAAGACTGCCTCACGCAATTCTATGCAGACTGGCAAATGGCCAACCAGGAAAGGCAGATCAGATGGGTCAAGGAATGGTGGAGAGAAATCTGGGAGGGACTTAGAATTCAAACGAGACTGTATGTCATGAGAGCTTTCAGGAGGTAG
- a CDS encoding uncharacterized protein (Similar to TIGR gene model, INSD accession AAW45115.1), whose protein sequence is MPTSRCATRLFSLTKALSPRIPALHCPRTHPIRSYATIPAPSRSLHQVPVDHAGFNNTARNRDIVLRPYQEAAISACTNALQSGLRRLGVSSPTGSGKTTIFLSLIPRVPFYASCENDGRPRGEKGQTLIIVNSVELAEQTQKSAERILGDGWTIEIEQSKRVASGLADVTIATYQTLNNRDRLNKFDPSKFKLVIVDEAHHSAAPSYLRLLHYFNEDVQVPKSSQAPSPHQHGFKVPIIGFSATFSRADQHSLLSAFEEIVFHRDMKDMLSEKHLTQAKLTTVKADLELDEVETSSGDFKNAALARKVNTPEINELIVRTYLHRASERRSTLVFCVDLGHVEALTQGFRNAGIDARSVSSKSKPETRKATIAAFGKGEFPVLINCEVLTEGTDIPQIDCILLARPTQSRNLLVQMVGRGLRLSPESGKTDCHIIDLVDSVANANGLIVTPTLLGLSLDEVDVEDHGRQSAESKKPRGAPDYDITYLDQDDPFHVDISAQPVIQKISKNAWVSCGNGKYALELIGSGTIIATREHPQLYSISYRPNLPPELAPLGKGRSPYGSVRVVGHSPDLERALQAGDKFAEKKLGRGRSLALLRYAPWRQRLASESAVKHLLKRLGEENDSLRDGQGKERVLRLWGKKVSVGSLTAGQVSSWLCAMKNGAKGIRIARDKLEEKEKAKAEARAEKERQQQMRNLPLPPST, encoded by the exons ATGCCCACCTCGAGGTGTGCTACCAGACTATTTTCACTCACAAAGGCACTCTCTCCCCGCATTCCTGCCCTCCATTGTCCTCGCACACATCCGATCAGATCATACGCCACTATCCCTGCCCCATCGCGAAGTCTACATCAAGTCCCCGTGGATCATGCCGGCTTCAACAACACAGCTCGTAATCGAGACATAGTACTTAGACCGTACCAGGAAGCAGCCATTTCCGCTTGTACCAATGCCCTTCAATCAGGTTTACGCCGTCTAGGTGTCTCTTCTCCAACTGGCAGTGGCAAAACCACTATATTTTTGTCCCTCATCCCTCGAGTGCCGTTTTACGCATCCTGTGAGAACGACGGACGTCCAAGAGGTGAAAAGGGACAGACTTTGATCATCGTCAACAGTGTTGAACTGGCAGAACAGACTCAAAAGTCGGCAGAGAGGATATTAGGTGATGGGTGGACAATCGAGATAGAACAATCGAAAAGAGTAGCCTCAGGGCTGGCAGATGT GACAATAGCGACATATCAAACGCTTAACAATCGCGATAGATTAAATAAGTTTGATCCTTCAAAATTCAAGCTTGTGATCGTTGATGAAGCCCATCATTCCGCTGCCCCTTC TTACCTTCGGCTTCTTCACTATTTCAACGAAGACGTACAGGTCCCCAAATCATCGCAGGCACCTTCACCTCATCAACATGGTTTTAAAGTCCCCATCATCGGGTTTTCAGCTACCTTCTCGCGTGCGGACCAGcattctcttctttctgcTTTCGAGGAAATCGTTTTTCACAGGGATATGAAAGATATGCTGAGCGAAAAACATTTGACACAAGCCAAATTGACAACTGTCAAAGCGGACTTGGAACTGGATGAGGTGGAAACGTCAAGTGGGGATTTCAAGAACGCTGCATTAGCTCGAAAGGTGAATACACCAGAGATTAATGAGCTCATTGTAAGAACATACCTTCACCGTGCTT CCGAACGTCGTTCAACTCTGGTATTTTGCGTCGATCTCGGTCATGTCGAGGCTCTCACTCAAGGGTTCCGTAACGCAGGCATAGACGCACGTTCTGTCTCTTCTAAATCAAAGCCTGAAACGAGAAAGGCGACCATCGCGGCTTTTGGAAAGGGCGAGTTTCCCGTGCTGATCAACTGTGAAGTCTTGACTGAGGGTACCGATATCCCTCAG ATCGATTGTATCCTTCTTGCACGACCGACGCAAAGTAGGAATCTTCTCGTACAAATG GTTGGGAGGGGCCTTCGATTGAGTCCCGAGTCCGGAAAGACGGATTGTCATATCATCGACTTGGTAGATAGCGTGGCGAATGCTAATGGGCTCATTGTCACACCGACATTACTCGGTCTTTCACTGGACGAGGTGGATGTCGAAGACCATGGTCGTCAATCAGCCGAGTCAAAAAAGCCTCGAGGTG CCCCCGACTATGATATTACTTACCTGGACCAAGACGATCCATTCCATGTCGATATCTCTGCACAACCTGTCATTCAAAAGATCTCCAAGAACGCTTGGGTGTCATGCGGTAACGGTAAATATGCTCTTGAACTTATCG GCAGCGGAACTATCATTGCAACTCGAGAACATCCACAACTCTATTCCATCAGCTACCGTCCCAACTTACCTCCCGAACTCGCACCATTAGGCAAGGGCAGGTCGCCATATGGTAGCGTGAGAGTAGTAGGGCATTCACCTGATTTGGAAAGGGCATTGCAGGCCGGGGACAAGTTTGCAGAGAAGAAGTtggggagggggagaagtTTGGC ACTGCTGAGGTATGCTCCCTGGCGTCAGAGATTGGCAAGCGAGAGCGCCGTCAAGCACCTACTGAAACGTCTAGGCGAGGAAAATGATTCGCTTCGGGACGGCCAGGGAAAGGAGAGAGTACTAAGATTATGGGGCAAAAAAGTGTCTGTGGGAAGCTTAACGGCGGGACAGGTATCGTCTTGGTTGTGTGCGATGAAGAACGGTGCCAAG GGTATCAGGATAGCGAGAGATAAGttggaggagaaggaaaaagcAAAAGCTGAGGCTAGGGCTGAGAAAGAAAGACAGCAACAGATGAGAAACTTGCCTCTTCCACCTTCAACATGA
- a CDS encoding DNA helicase involved in rDNA replication and Ty1 transposition, putative; Rrm3p (Similar to TIGR gene model, INSD accession AAW45116.1), translating into MPKPGFYAVRCGRRPGVYITWAECQQQVHMFPGAIFKKFRTHDEASIWASLRPQTPPPRETLRTNHKDDLKEPVDGECNNDSPQLSSQRGRRSSSKSSSSRTLCLSYQKDFKRERSADASDTDSLGRKAKVGKHGHCDDGNERDGFTAMDDYISVLPPNDEASQSSSIQVDGDTATAEFPAAGGEPELSPQQSEILANIMNGENFFFTGSAGTGKSVLLRAIIKAFKEKEAQREQREAARSFRGWQGYREANKVEKEEVVKWSLAVTASTGMAGVNIGGTTIHSWAGIGLGVDNAEKLAAKVRANAHSRKRWRSTAALVIDEISMIDAPLLDKLDRIGCIVRNDDRPFGGIQLILTGDFFQLPPVTKGQIPQFAFEAECWPKLFSHRNIKTLTRVFRQRDDRFVKMLEAMRRGTVTLDDTALLQSLNRTVKYPDNIEPVALYPQKRDVEFVNSARLGALPGAITVYDCHDQPGFTAGGFPITKTEATAKLNKNTIWPQQLSLKEGAQIMLVTNMGDGVLVNGSTGTVVDFLTIPDAIKRGIHLPEAAIKGQTSMDLEFPVVAFAQSKFARKKVPERVIIPSMSVDILNALGQPEATRYQIPLILAWALTIHKSQGQTLERVKIDLAKIFVEGQTYVAISRAVSLDSLEILNFRPDSVKAHSKVINWARPYEEEQAAEEEWNNLEDNIGILY; encoded by the exons ATGCCAAAACCAGGTTTCTACGCTGTCAGATGTGGGAGACGCCCAGGAGTGTATATTACCTGGGCAGAGTGCCAACAACAG GTACATATGTTCCCCGGCGCTATATTCAAAAAGTTTCGCACCCACGATGAAGCTAGC ATATGGGCATCTCTAAGGCCACAAACTCCTCCACCGCGGGAAACATTAAGAACAAATCATAAGGACGACCTGAAAGAACCAGTTGATGGCGAGTGTAACAACGATTCTCCCCAGCTGTCAAGTCAACGTGGTCGGagatcttcttccaagTCATCATCCTCACGAACCCTGTGTCTCTCGTACCAAAAGGACTTCAAGCGAGAACGTTCAGCAGACGCTAGTGATACCGATTCGTTAGGGAGAAAGGCAAAAGTTGGCAAGCACGGTCATTGTGACGATGGAAACGAACGTGACGGGTTTACGGCCATGGATGACTATATCTCTGTACTTCCCCCAAATGATGAGGCGAGTCAAAGCTCTTCAATACAAGTAGACGGCGATACAGCTACGGCAGAGTTTCCTGCCGCTGGAGGGGAGCCGGAACTTTCCCCTCAACAGTCAGAGATCCTCGCAAACATCATGAACGGTGAAaatttcttcttcacaGGATCCGCTGGTACAGGAAAATCTGTTTTACTACGAGCTATCATCAAAGCAttcaaggagaaggaagcaCAGAGAGAGCAGAGGGAGGCAGCCCGATCGTTCAGAGGTTGGCAAGGATACCGTGAGGCCAATAAAGtggaaaaagaagaagtagTCAAATGGTCACTTGCGGTCACGGCAAGCACGGGTATGGCTGGCGT GAATATTGGCGGCACGACAATCCACTCTTGGGCAGGGATAGGACTTGGCGTAGACAATGCAGAAAAGCTAGCTGCCAAAGTCCGGGCCAATGCCCACTCTCGCAAACGCTGGAGGTCAACTGCAGCTCTCGTCATTGATGAAA TTTCGATGATTGACGCCCCGCTTCTCGATAAACTCGATCGCATAGGCTGTATAGTCCGCAACGACGACCGTCCTTTTGGAGGTATTCAACTCATTCTCACCGGAGACTTTTTCCAACTCCCGCCTGTCACCAAGGGCCAGATTCCTCAATTCGCTTTCGAAGCTGAATGCTGGCCGAAACTGTTCTCTCACAGAAATATTAAGACCCTCACCCGCGTTTTCCGTCAACGAGATGATAGATTCGTGAAAATGCTCGAAGCTATGCGTCGGGGCACAGTCACACTTGACGATACCGCACTCCTCCAATCGCTTAATCGTACGGTCAAATATCCAGATAACATCGAACCGGTTGCTCTTTACCCTCAAAAAAGAGATGTGGAATTTGTTAATAGCGCTCGGCTAGGCGCTTTGCCTGGGGCAATAACCGTTTATGATTGTCATGACCAACCAGGATTCACCGCTGGTGGTTTCCCGATAACCAAAACAGAGGCAACTGCCAAACTGAACAAGAATACCATTTGGCCTCAGCAACTGTCACTTAAAGAAGGTGCGCAGATCATGCTCGTAACT AACATGGGTGATGGCGTCCTCGTAAACGGCTCAACTGGTACTGTCGTCGATTTTCTCACTATTCCAGATGCTATCAAACGAGGTATCCACCTACCCGAAGCAGCTATCAAAGGCCAAACATCGATGGATCTGGAATTTCCGGTAGTAGCATTTGCTCAATCAAAATTTGCGAGGAAGAAGGTCCCAGAAAGGGTCATCATCCCTTCGATGAGCGTCGATATATTGAATGCTTT AGGCCAACCGGAAGCAACTAGGTATCAGATCCCCTTGATCTTGGCATGGGCACTTACTATCCATAAAAGCCA GGGTCAAACACTGGAGCGAGTTAAGATTGATCTTGCCAAAATTTTCGTTGAAG GTCAAACGTATGTCGCTATCTCCCGAGCCGTCAGTTTAGATAGTCTAGAAATCCTCAATTTCCGTCCCGACTC TGTAAAAGCACATTCCAAAGTCATCAACTGGGCGAGGCCGTACGAGGAAGAGCAAGCTGCAGAAGAGGAGTGGAACAACCTTGAGGACAACATCGGTATATTATATTAG
- a CDS encoding Cellulase like glycosyl hydrolase, putative (Similar to TIGR gene model, INSD accession AAW45117.1), producing the protein MAPPPKISPVTGNPVPPHYIHSSTLHFQDVNGRALLLRGVNLSGSAKLPNNQPSHVRENFWESAEAGKGDFVNRPLNLEDGSADLHLARLKAWGYNLLRYVFTWESLEHAGPKKYDYAYMDYIIAVLRKCKEWGFRVFMDPHQDVWSRFTGGSGAPLWTLYACGIDPYHLTPTASAYLHCEWPSAESPRPQDFPAMIWGTNYTHLANQTIWTFFFAGKTYVPKCIIDGKNIQDFLQDHFIDAVGELVKRIAEEGSDLMDECIIGWDSVNEPGEGLIGYKDLAVIPAEQQLKKGPSPTPIEGMRLGMGEAQDVQVWNFGPMGPYRGGRQTIDPKGVRLWLSEEDDIKRGSGKWGWTRGRDWALGTCIWAHHGVWDIATSTLLRPDYFSTLPTDPSRQVDFVDDFWAFHWLAYSSRIRLHHPESIHFIQTPVLSQPPKLPQSFLKGRACSSPHFYDGLTLMTRHWNWFNADAIGVIRKKYWSIVQAVRIGEGPIRKMIQGELAVLKQDTVDLLGNFPTLIGEIGIPYDMDDKKAYGYVDGGRGEGDYSSQQKAMDCSMNACDGPNCLNYAIWNYVPDNVHEWGDNWNGEDLSLWSVDDKEQELYHDSSRSNTPNLSSSFNNLTNSSATLMGPMSGASKLRPSPSMVESGDFSPALVLDGSRAVAAFCRPYPVATVGIPERIDFDIASTKFKYTVRVRADDIANQKICTEIYLPFVHYAASLDSSRPAGNNSISGQANSTSTDGDDSAFASRQTSKVDLIEDERAIKSSDPASISIRSVPYSSSAQLSLDVAVVASHGRVEIKGQTLRWWYPVPEAGEEVYTIEVQRNGGALRRDWGYVQQGSFLDVCPECIIA; encoded by the exons ATGGCTCCTCCGCCAAAAATCTCCCCTGTCACAGGTAATCCTGTTCCTCCTCACTACATCCATTCTTCAACCCTTCACTTCCAGGACGTTAATGGCCGTGCCCTTCTATTGCGAGGTGTAAACCTCTCAGGATCTGCCAAACTCCCTAATAACCAACCAAGTCACGTCCGAGAAAATTTCTGGGAATCCGCAGAAGCGGGGAAAGGTGATTTCGTCAACAGGCCTTTGAATCTCGAAGACGGTTCAGCAGATCTTCATCTTGCCCGGCTGAAAGCATGGGGATACAACCTGCTTAGATATGTCTTCACCTGGGAGAGCCTCGAACATGCAGGACCTAAAAAGTACGACTATGCCTATATGGACTACATCATTGCAGTCCTTCGGAAGTGTAAAGAATGGGGTTTTAGAGTGTTCATGGACCCGCATCAGGATGTG TGGTCTCGGTTCACTGGAGGTTCTGGTGCTCCCTTATGGACCCTATACGCCTGCGGTATTGACCCCTATCATCTTACACCAACGGCATCCGCTTATCTCCATTGCGAATGGCCAAGCGCAGAATCTCCAAGACCACAAGATTTCCCAGCCATGATATGGGGCACCAATTATACCCATCTTGCTAATCAGACTATCTGgaccttcttctttgcagGTAAAACATATGTCCCCAAGTGTATCATTGACGGCAAAAACATCCAAGACTTTTTGCAAGACCATTTCATTGACGCAGTAGGAGAGCTTGTCAAGCGGATTGCTGAGGAAGGGAGCGACCTCATGGACGAGTGTATCATAGGCTGGGATTCTGTAAATGAACCTGGAGAAGGTCTGATTGGTTACAAGGACCTTGCTGTAATCCCTGCAGAACAACAGTTGAAAAAAGGACCAAGTCCTACCCCGATAGAAGGTATGAGACTTGGCATGGGAGAAGCACAAGATGTTCAGGTGTGGAATTTTGGACCGATGGGACCTTATCGAGGAGGTCGTCAGACAATAGATCCAAAAGGAGTGAGACTTTGGTTAAGCGAGGAAGATGATATTAAGAGAGGCAGTGGAAAGTGGGGTTGGACCAGGGGGAGAGATTGGGCTCTTGGAACTTGTA TTTGGGCTCATCACGGTGTCTGGGATATCGCTACATCTACACTTCTTCGTCCTGACTATTTCTCTACTCTCCCTACTGATCCTTCTCGTCAAGTCGATTTCGTAGACGATTTCTGGGCATTTCACTGGCTAGCCTATTCATCCCGTATCCGTTTGCATCACCCCGAATCCATCCATTTTATCCAAACTCCCGTCCTCAGCCAACCACCAAAGCTTCCACAATCTTTCCTCAAAGGACGTGCCTGCTCTTCCCCACATTTCTATGATGGTCTCACCCTCATGACCAGACACTGGAACTGGTTCAATGCCGACGCAATTGGCGTGATACGCAAGAAATATTGGAGTATAGTGCAGGCTGTGAGAATAGGAGAAGGACCCATTAGAAAGATGATACAGGGTGAGTTGGCTGTGTTGAAGCAAGATACGGTCGATCTCCTGGGCAATTTTCCTACTCTCATTGGAGAAATTGGAATTCCATACGATATG GATGATAAGAAAGCATATGGTTATGTCGATGGAGGCAGAGGCGAGGGAGACTACTCTAGCCAGCAGAAAGCCATGGATTGCTCTATGAATGCTTGTGACGGTCCCAATTGTCTAAATTATGCCATTTGGAACTATGTCCCGGACAATGTTCATGAGTGGGGAGATAACTG GAATGGTGAAGACTTATCTCTATGGAGCGTGGATGATAAGGAGCAGGAGTTGTATCACGATTCTTCTAGAAGCAACACCCCCAACTTATCTTCAAGTTTCAATAATTTGACCAACTCCTCCGCTACCCTCATGGGACCCATGTCTGGTGCCTCCAAGCTTCGTCCTTCTCCCTCTATGGTTGAGTCTGGCGACTTCTCCCCTGCCTTAGTTCTCGACGGCTCAAGGGCCGTAGCTGCCTTCTGCAGGCCATACCCTGTGGCCACTGTCGGAATCCCCGAAAGGATAGACTTTGACATTGCTAGTACCAAGTTCAAGTACACTGTGCGCGTACGGGCAGATGATATTGCCAACCAAAAAATTTGCACTGAGATCTATCTGCCTTTCGTTCATTATGCCGCCAGCTTGGATTCTTCCCGTCCAGCAGGCAACAACTCAATTTCGGGACAAGCAAATTCAACGTCGACTGATGGCGACGACAGTGCCTTCGCCTCGCGTCAGACGTCAAAGGTCGATCTTATTGAGGACGAACGAGCCATCAAATCCTCTGATCCTGCATCGATATCGATCCGCTCTGTTCCTTACTCATCTTCCGCACAACTATCTCTGGATGTTGCGGTCGTCGCTTCCCACGGGCGTGTAGAAATTAAGGGCCAAACGCTTAGGTGGTGGTATCCGGTGCCGGAAGCAGGCGAAGAAGTGTATACCATTGAGGTGCAAAGGAACGGAGGCGCGTTAAGGAGAGATTGGGGTTACGTCCAGCAAGGGAGTTTCCTCGATGTATGTCCCGAATGTATTATTGCTTAG